Proteins from one Juglans microcarpa x Juglans regia isolate MS1-56 chromosome 6S, Jm3101_v1.0, whole genome shotgun sequence genomic window:
- the LOC121236818 gene encoding protein NRT1/ PTR FAMILY 6.3-like isoform X2, with amino-acid sequence MLPPLILSPTSWAPLSFSVYSVALLPTPFLAGISRLPSSPPFKQLLRPPKCAADTVPPCIPASGMQLKVLYLALYLTALGTGGVKSSVSGFGSDQFDDSDKEERAQMSKFFNWFFFFISIGSLLAVTVLVYIQDNLGREWGYGICACAILLGLVVFLSGTRRYRFKKLVGSPLTQIAAVFVAAWRKRHLELPSDISLLFNVEDLKGEGQRKKKQSLPHTKQFRFLDKAAIKDQEMSSSWNTSSTAVNKWYLSTLTDVEEVKLILRMLPIWATTIMFWTIYAQMSTFSVSQATTMDRHIGSFQIPAASLTVFFVGSILLTVPLYDRIIAPIARKVLKNPQGLTPLQRVGVGLVFSMFAMVVAALTELKRLRAARSYGLSENPTAEIPLSVFWLVPQFFFVGSGEAFMYIGQLDFFLRECPKGMKTMSTGLFLSTLSLGLFVSSVLVSIVHKVTGKRRPWLADNLNQGKLYDFYWLLSILSALNLVLFLVCSKWYVYKDKRLADEGIELEDLEPTCHA; translated from the exons ATGCTACCTCCGCTAATATTGTCACCAACTTCATGGGCACCTCTTTCATTCTCTGTTTACTCGGTGGCTTTATTGCCGACACCTTTCTTGGCAG GTATCTCACGATTGCCATCTTCGCCACCGTTCAAGCAACT CCTCCGTCCACCCAAATGCGCCGCGGACACCGTTCCGCCCTGCATCCCCGCAAGCGGCATGCAGCTAAAAGTTCTTTATCTAGCGCTGTACCTCACCGCCCTCGGCACCGGTGGTGTAAAATCGAGCGTGTCGGGCTTCGGCTCAGACCAGTTCGATGACTCGGACAAAGAAGAGAGAGCCCAAATGAGTAAATTCTTcaactggttcttcttctttataagCATAGGCTCACTCCTGGCCGTAACCGTTCTTGTGTACATCCAAGACAACCTTGGGAGAGAATGGGGTTATGGAATATGTGCGTGTGCCATACTGCTCGGCTTGGTTGTGTTCTTGTCGGGCACGAGGCGGTACCGGTTCAAGAAGCTCGTCGGTAGCCCGCTTACGCAGATTGCTGCGGTTTTTGTCGCTGCGTGGAGAAAGAGGCATTTGGAGTTACCTTCGGATATATCGTTGCTGTTCAACGTCGAGGACTTAAAAGGCGAGGgacagaggaagaagaagcagagTTTGCCACATACCAAGCAGTTCCG TTTCCTGGACAAGGCAGCAATCAAGGACCAGGAAATGTCTAGTAGTTGGAATACCAGTAGTACTGCAGTAAACAAATGGTATCTTTCAACCCTAACAGATGTTGAAGAAGTGAAATTGATCCTCAGAATGTTACCCATATGGGCCACCACTATCATGTTTTGGACGATCTATGCTCAAATGTCCACATTCTCAGTCTCTCAAGCAACCACCATGGACCGCCATATCGGCTCGTTTCAAATCCCCGCAGCTTCCCTAACAGTCTTCTTCGTCGGCAGCATTCTCTTGACTGTCCCCCTTTACGACCGAATCATTGCTCCCATTGCAAGGAAAGTGCTTAAAAACCCACAAGGTTTAACCCCATTGCAACGCGTAGGGGTTGGTCTCGTTTTCTCAATGTTTGCAATGGTGGTAGCGGCACTCACTGAACTAAAGCGTTTGCGAGCCGCAAGATCATATGGTTTGTCGGAAAATCCAACCGCAGAGATCCCATTAAGTGTGTTTTGGCTGGTTCCGCAGTTTTTCTTTGTGGGATCAGGGGAGGCCTTTATGTATATAGGGCAGCTAGATTTCTTCCTGAGGGAGTGTCCAAAAGGGATGAAGACAATGAGCACAGGGCTGTTTTTGAGCACACTTTCGCTAGGGCTTTTCGTTAGCTCTGTACTGGTTAGTATCGTGCACAAGGTGACAGGGAAAAGGAGGCCGTGGCTAGCGGATAATCTCAACCAAGGGAAGCTTTACGATTTTTACTGGCTTTTGTCAATCTTGAGTGCTTTGAATTTGGTCCTATTTTTGGTTTGTTCTAAGTGGTATGTGTACAAGGACAAGAGGCTTGCGGACGAGGGTATAGAGTTGGAGGACCTGGAGCCTACTTGCCATGCATAA
- the LOC121236818 gene encoding protein NRT1/ PTR FAMILY 6.3-like isoform X1: protein MSPALPQTQGKILPDAWDYKGRPVERSKTGGWIAAAMILGGEAMERLTTLGIAVNLVTYLTGTMHLGNATSANIVTNFMGTSFILCLLGGFIADTFLGRYLTIAIFATVQATGVTILTISTVIPSLRPPKCAADTVPPCIPASGMQLKVLYLALYLTALGTGGVKSSVSGFGSDQFDDSDKEERAQMSKFFNWFFFFISIGSLLAVTVLVYIQDNLGREWGYGICACAILLGLVVFLSGTRRYRFKKLVGSPLTQIAAVFVAAWRKRHLELPSDISLLFNVEDLKGEGQRKKKQSLPHTKQFRFLDKAAIKDQEMSSSWNTSSTAVNKWYLSTLTDVEEVKLILRMLPIWATTIMFWTIYAQMSTFSVSQATTMDRHIGSFQIPAASLTVFFVGSILLTVPLYDRIIAPIARKVLKNPQGLTPLQRVGVGLVFSMFAMVVAALTELKRLRAARSYGLSENPTAEIPLSVFWLVPQFFFVGSGEAFMYIGQLDFFLRECPKGMKTMSTGLFLSTLSLGLFVSSVLVSIVHKVTGKRRPWLADNLNQGKLYDFYWLLSILSALNLVLFLVCSKWYVYKDKRLADEGIELEDLEPTCHA from the exons ATGAGTCCTGCCCTGCCTCAAACACAAGGGAAAATCCTCCCAGATGCCTGGGACTACAAAGGCCGTCCGGTCGAGAGATCTAAAACCGGTGGCTGGATCGCTGCCGCCATGATTTTAG GTGGGGAGGCAATGGAAAGGTTAACGACGCTGGGTATTGCCGTCAATCTGGTGACTTATTTGACTGGAACCATGCATTTGGGCAATGCTACCTCCGCTAATATTGTCACCAACTTCATGGGCACCTCTTTCATTCTCTGTTTACTCGGTGGCTTTATTGCCGACACCTTTCTTGGCAG GTATCTCACGATTGCCATCTTCGCCACCGTTCAAGCAACT GGTGTCACAATCTTGACAATCTCGACCGTGATTCCCAGCCTCCGTCCACCCAAATGCGCCGCGGACACCGTTCCGCCCTGCATCCCCGCAAGCGGCATGCAGCTAAAAGTTCTTTATCTAGCGCTGTACCTCACCGCCCTCGGCACCGGTGGTGTAAAATCGAGCGTGTCGGGCTTCGGCTCAGACCAGTTCGATGACTCGGACAAAGAAGAGAGAGCCCAAATGAGTAAATTCTTcaactggttcttcttctttataagCATAGGCTCACTCCTGGCCGTAACCGTTCTTGTGTACATCCAAGACAACCTTGGGAGAGAATGGGGTTATGGAATATGTGCGTGTGCCATACTGCTCGGCTTGGTTGTGTTCTTGTCGGGCACGAGGCGGTACCGGTTCAAGAAGCTCGTCGGTAGCCCGCTTACGCAGATTGCTGCGGTTTTTGTCGCTGCGTGGAGAAAGAGGCATTTGGAGTTACCTTCGGATATATCGTTGCTGTTCAACGTCGAGGACTTAAAAGGCGAGGgacagaggaagaagaagcagagTTTGCCACATACCAAGCAGTTCCG TTTCCTGGACAAGGCAGCAATCAAGGACCAGGAAATGTCTAGTAGTTGGAATACCAGTAGTACTGCAGTAAACAAATGGTATCTTTCAACCCTAACAGATGTTGAAGAAGTGAAATTGATCCTCAGAATGTTACCCATATGGGCCACCACTATCATGTTTTGGACGATCTATGCTCAAATGTCCACATTCTCAGTCTCTCAAGCAACCACCATGGACCGCCATATCGGCTCGTTTCAAATCCCCGCAGCTTCCCTAACAGTCTTCTTCGTCGGCAGCATTCTCTTGACTGTCCCCCTTTACGACCGAATCATTGCTCCCATTGCAAGGAAAGTGCTTAAAAACCCACAAGGTTTAACCCCATTGCAACGCGTAGGGGTTGGTCTCGTTTTCTCAATGTTTGCAATGGTGGTAGCGGCACTCACTGAACTAAAGCGTTTGCGAGCCGCAAGATCATATGGTTTGTCGGAAAATCCAACCGCAGAGATCCCATTAAGTGTGTTTTGGCTGGTTCCGCAGTTTTTCTTTGTGGGATCAGGGGAGGCCTTTATGTATATAGGGCAGCTAGATTTCTTCCTGAGGGAGTGTCCAAAAGGGATGAAGACAATGAGCACAGGGCTGTTTTTGAGCACACTTTCGCTAGGGCTTTTCGTTAGCTCTGTACTGGTTAGTATCGTGCACAAGGTGACAGGGAAAAGGAGGCCGTGGCTAGCGGATAATCTCAACCAAGGGAAGCTTTACGATTTTTACTGGCTTTTGTCAATCTTGAGTGCTTTGAATTTGGTCCTATTTTTGGTTTGTTCTAAGTGGTATGTGTACAAGGACAAGAGGCTTGCGGACGAGGGTATAGAGTTGGAGGACCTGGAGCCTACTTGCCATGCATAA